DNA sequence from the Schlegelella aquatica genome:
ACGACAGCCGCGCCCAGGCCGAGCGAGCCGCCAGGTGACAAGCCGTTGAGCCGCCCCCACTCCCATGCGGCCGCCCCGACAGCCGCCAAACTCAGCAGGGCGAAAGGCCAGACTTGGGGCACCAGCAGCGCCGGCAGCAGGATGGCCAGCAGCACGAGCGCGGTGATGACACGCTGCTTGAGCATTCGGCCCTCATGCCGCCTGGGGCGCGGGCTCGACGGCCGGTCGCACGTCCCCGAAACGGCGCTCGCGCGCCGCGTACGCCGCGAGCGCGCGGTCCAGTTCGGCCTCGTCGAAGTCCGGCCACAGGCAGTCGGTGAAATACAGTTCGGAGTAGGCCGCCTGCCACAACAGGAAGTTGCTGATGCGCAATTCCCCGCCCGTGCGGATGAACAGGTCCGGGTCGGGCGCGTGGTGGAGTGCCATGTAGCGGGCCACCGTCGCCTCGTCCACCTGCTCGGGGGAAACGCCCTCCTCGATCAGGCGGCGGCAGGCCTGCACCATGTCCCAGCGGCCCCCGTAGTTGAAGGCCACCGAGAGCACCAGGCGGCTGTTGTGGCGGGTGGCGTCCTCGGCCTCCTGCCACGAGGCGCGC
Encoded proteins:
- the uppS gene encoding polyprenyl diphosphate synthase, which produces MMTSAPMPRHVAIVMDGNGRWAARRHMPRSFGHEQGVEALVRTVRACVVRGIPYLTVFAFSSENWKRPEEEVSGLMNLVLVAVSRYVRRLAEEGVRICIVGDRSRVSEKVRASWQEAEDATRHNSRLVLSVAFNYGGRWDMVQACRRLIEEGVSPEQVDEATVARYMALHHAPDPDLFIRTGGELRISNFLLWQAAYSELYFTDCLWPDFDEAELDRALAAYAARERRFGDVRPAVEPAPQAA